The following proteins are encoded in a genomic region of Candida albicans SC5314 chromosome 4, complete sequence:
- the PTC8 gene encoding Ptc8p (Predicted type 2C protein phosphatase, ser/thr-specific; required for hyphal growth; transcript induced by stress; flow model biofilm induced; Spider biofilm induced), with product MLSSARKILLQSPKQLTTLIRPTNSFIIKRRNYSGSSIFKGARNYFLGFRNNSEDSQINNNNNNNNNNSSMHYDSVDESIPYVKYPLFTKEQLKKIATDKFKLQVGHASFGYHSDSIVPSINSLSDLTDPTSLNSLLPRRRPQGSPSDTLSIKAGDDTMLVSPSVIAVADGVSGWESDGITSSSGIWSRSMVETFSRLMTEYKLNHFPHYLNQRDIQEILDDSYLHTSHLMDLQKLNGSSTLILGMLNGDLLSIVSIGDSKIFIIRDGEIVLTNEEQTKAGLCPEQIGTHTLDHLPSDIAWIKSFKLMEGDYILMCSDGISDNLYEWEILNYLNEWINTKRNNNNNNNVKNIASKLLIKAKEVAFDDYAYTPYNEKVNSLNNTNGGSNGTNHSQGGKVDDMSVIIAKVELNKKDNTKLVIN from the coding sequence ATGTTATCATCAGCTAGAAAGATCCTACTACAATCTCCTAAACAACTTACCACACTAATAAGACCAACTAATTCATTTATAATCAAACGAAGAAATTATTCTGGATCATCTATTTTCAAAGGTGCAAGAAATTATTTCCTTGGATTTCGTAATAATTCTGAAGATTCtcaaattaataataataacaacaacaacaacaacaattcaTCAATGCATTATGATTCAGTTGATGAACTGATTCCATATGTTAAATATCCTTTATTTACaaaagaacaattgaaaaaaattgctaccgataaatttaaattacAAGTTGGACATGCATCATTTGGATATCATTCAGATTCAATAGTTCCTTCCATTAATTCTTTGAGTGATTTAACTGATCCTACTCTGTTGAATAGTTTATtaccaagaagaagaccTCAAGGATCACCTAGTGATACTTTAAGTATTAAAGCTGGTGATGATACCATGTTAGTTTCCCCCTCAGTAATAGCAGTAGCTGATGGAGTTAGTGGTTGGGAAAGTGATGGTATCACATCATCTTCAGGTATTTGGTCAAGATCTATGGTGGAAACTTTTAGTCGATTAATGACagaatataaattaaatcattttccTCATTATTTAAACCAACGAGatattcaagaaattttagATGATTCTTATTTACATACTTCTCATTTAATggatttacaaaaattaaatggtTCTTCAACATTAATCTTGGGGATGCTTAATGGagatttattatcaattgttaGTATTGGTGATTCgaaaattttcatcattagaGATGGAGAAATTGTTTTAACTAATGAAGAACAAACTAAAGCTGGATTATGTCCTGAACAAATAGGTACTCATACTTTAGATCATTTACCTTCCGACATTGCTTGgattaaatcatttaaattaatGGAAGGGgattatattttaatgTGTTCCGATGGTATTAGTGATAATTTATATGAATGggaaattttaaattatttaaatgaatGGATTAATACTAAAcgtaataataataataataataatgttaaaaatattgctagtaaattattaattaaagcTAAAGAAGTTGCCTTTGATGATTATGCTTATACTCCTtataatgaaaaagttaATTCATTGAATAATACTAATGGGGGTAGTAATGGTACTAATCATAGTCAAGGTGGTAAAGTTGATGATATGTCAGTGATTATTGCTAAAgttgaattaaataaaaaagataatactaaattggtaattaattag